The sequence ATTTGGTTTACTTTAAGATTttgaagtttatatatatatagttatatagatatatagatgtatagatatatatagatatatatttccTCCTCCATAGCGTGCTCTAAAGGGACCAAGTCTATCAATTATTATAGTAACGATCAAtatgaattttcttttcaacatGTCTCTCGTGAATATAtctacatattaatttttatcaatttttctttggtctaatttgttgtttttgtatttaacaGGTGGTCCAAAATTGCGGCGAGATTGCCAGGGAGGACTGATAATGAGATCAAGAACCACTGGAATACCCACATCAAGAAAAAGCTTCTGAAAATGGGAATTGATCCGGTAACCCACGAACCGCTCCACAAGGAATCCATGGATAATAAGGAAACGAGCACGGAAAATACCAATAACAATTTGCCTGCACAATCCGGAAATAATCAGTCACAAGAAACTGATAGCGTAGTTACTTCAGAAGATAATAATTCAAGCTTATCACAGACGGAGAATTCATCATCTGGGGATGATTCACTTTTGTTAGAGAGTATTTGCAACGACGAGTCGTTGATGAACAGCTTGTGGGTTGAGGAGGAATCTAATCCTCTTGTCCTTGATTCATTGTGGAACTGTCCAGACGTAGTACCAAATGGAGACAAGCTAAACGACATGGGAATATTGCCGTCTTTGGAGGATAGTTGTGCATGGTTATTGGACTGCCAGGATTTTGGTATTCATgattttggtttggattgtTTCAACGACATCGAATTAAATGCGCTCAACAActtagaaatggaagaaaaacagTAGAAGATCATCGACCGCTTTGCAAAAATACAATTAGTAAGTAGTCAACAAAAGCGGTGaaagttagaaaaaaaacaaatatatcaaaaagCTTCAAGGCGAAACATGTTACAAAAAAGTACCATGTCTCTGGGTTCGGTTTTTATTAGGATGTTCTTGctttttatggtaaaaaaatgGTGTAATTCTTGGAGTGTTGAGCTTAAACCTAGCTGCTTCACAAGATGTTTGAATTttctcacccaaaaaaaaaaaaaaagaaactgtgATGCCCCAAAGTAGAACCAAAAAGAAGTATAAGGTaatctttaaaatatttatatttggttattttaaattattttgtaatattatgtaAAACACATTTGCACGTACAATATGTCAAAATTGTGTTAGCAGGTTTTGTCAATTTGTTATATGAAGCCTCTCTGTATATATAATGTACTTcatgttgaaataaaaaaataaaaaaaaaacaaacaaagttattttattaatgtatTATTTCGTGGTTACTTAATTACAATCCAATTTTTAGTAGTACTAGTACTCcttcctaattatatatatatatatatatatatctgttttatattttgtatgtgAGAGAGAGATAATGAGAAGGATGCCGAAAAAGGCTATGGTTGCAATGGAACAGTGACAGACTAATACTGAGATATTGTTGGTGGCCTCCAGACTGTAATGTTATCTTATTAGAAAATCAAATAGtgattttaatatatacttttgTCCCATCTTCCACTTAATTTCTTtgacatctctctctctctctctctctctctctctctctctctccccctaaCATATCTGTATATACATTATCATTCTGCTTCTGAACACACGACctttaaacattaaaattatggCTAACTGATATCCCAAGGTTCTTCAGATAAAGCTGCAATCCTTGCTAAGAGCTAAACAATTTAAATTGGAACTCTTGGTAGGCCAAGCATTTTAAAATTGGGTTCTATGTACGTATATATAAACAaagtcaattaatttttttgttttttgtatattaatagagatcttatgtagataaattagaaagttttaggGCAAATACTCACCTATTAGATGGATTGATAATTGTTAATttgaatatcaatttaaatttattaacaaagcttgctttttttttttttgaatttttttggataaaaaaatgtttcagaattctattatttaattttttttattgttttttattattttataagttagACAATCCATTATTTCAGAATtttcgtgtgtgtgtgtgtgtgtatatatatatatatataatataaggtATTCACGAGGAAAACGGAAAACCATCTTACAAACTGTGAAGTAATGATGGGTGTGCAAAAGGTTCCATTCACACAGAATTATTGGTCGCTATGTTTTATAATAGCTCTCATCTATATACTTTATCACAAAGTCGCTCTGACttcaattggccaaaaaaaattaaaaattaaaaaataaagtctTTCAAACTTTCAAATTGTCTCTCTCTGGAACAGGTGGTGGTAAAATTACCGtttctttatcaaataataattctaaattCGACCCTCTCTTCTCGCgatgtaatatatacatatatatatatatatatatattctcaaaatAATAATGCGAATCGATACAGTTTTAATATAACACGTATAAAGAcaacaattattacaaaatattatcatacaaaaaattaatattatcgcACAAAAAGGTTGTCATTGTGCGTTTTCATGTGTTAAAACCTTAGGGACATCGAatctctaaatatatatatatatatataaattttttttttcctctttttataAAGTAAGTTAAGGTACcgtttaaagatttttttctttcttttttgattttccGTTTTTTGGCTAAGAAAAAGTTAAGAGAGATTTTGTTTGCTCTATAACTATGTCCTTCGGCAATccaaaaaagaagggaaaaacaaGCCATGACCTTCGGAATATTGATGAAATTAAATTGGCCGCTACTTTCCCTTGCTTGTAAGTGGCTAATATACATATAAGATATTACAAACATGGCGTTAAGATATAGACTGATTAACCACTTATTCTTGAAGTTGCAGATAGccgcaaataaataataattagcaattaatttaataaatgaaaagaaaagaaaagaaaagaaaaaaaaaaaaaaagatagctaggcatataaatataaaaataaagtgaGTGCTGATATATGGCACTGTTTTTGGAGTTTGTTTATAGAAGTTGTCAGTTCTCATGATTGGGTCAAGGATATATATCTCCATCTTgcagtagagagagagagaaagaggaaaacACTTAAGCACAGCTTGCTGTCCgcattatttaccaaaaataaaaataaaaaaaagcttgcTGTCCGCACTTAAATTAATTGTTCTTTAAGCAATAATCATTCATAAACTATGAATTCTCTCAGTTTCTAGACGTGCCCATCAGCTAAAGGTTTACTTCCCTTAGTGCTTCTAATTTTATAAGAAGATTCTTATACACCATAATTACGGCTTCACCCTCTGGCTATGTTGATATGATCaacacaaattattattattactattatttttttatatatatttttaaaaataaaaggaatatatatatgacaatatatatatatatatatattatgtattgaTAGTAAAGATAGAGATATTCAAATTGAGAtcattattaaagaaaatattgacTTTATTACTGAATTGTTCTGTATTACTAAACTGTTGTTACGTGGTCATGtaactaaaaaaattgaaaacatgtaacttgtatttaataaataaagtaaaaggaATATATgtatgacaatatatatatatatatatattatattgatagTGGGGATAGAGATGTTCAAATTGAGATCATCATCGAATAAAATATTGACTTTGTTACTAAATTGTTCTTTCATGGACAtgtaattaaaagaaatgaaaacatgtaaattgtatttaataaatataattaagtaaGATATATTAATACCAAAATGGTAAAGACCATTAATGTTAATCCCAGGCCCTAGCTTTGAACAGATATGAAGTTAAAAACTGcccgtttaaaaaaaaaaaaaaaaaggaatagaatTTGTAGTATAGCATAAGAAATTTATTCTCAAATTAAAAACCCCAATCCTAGAAGATGATACTTTGTATTTCTCATTTTCAACGCCATTATCTTGGGCTTTAAGTAATTGTTAATTGTCAGTTCTTATATGCAATATTTTCTTTCCATAAAATAGGGCAATTTTCATTTGGACTTATTcagttttatcataattatactGTCTATGTTTATAGAAAATTGTTATGAatctttctttagttttctATATCTAACAAATAGatttatttgttagtttttattagttaattttaataCTTGAATATCAAAAGGAggctaaaaatcaataaattttttttgataatttaaaaatcaatattttaggaTTAAATAATATTCTCTGGTAGACTGATACATGAGATACtagtgataatttttcaaaggTATGGAGTTCTAAGTGTAATTAGGATACAATTGAATTGgtacaaattaaattttccCTTGTAAAATAAGCTAGCAACAAACCCTGTTGGTTATGAAATGGGTAATGTCTGAACATTCACGTAGACAGATTCTCAGGGCCTGTTTGTTTCACCGGATTGGACAGGATTGTGTCCCAATCTGGTGTTTGAAAGGAACAAACGAAGAAGCGGATAAGTTAGCCGCTACAGTAAAATAATCCTCCGAGAGGAGGATTAAGCTGACCCGTCCTTCCCCCTGGGTCAAATTTCTGTCCGGAGCTGATCGAAGGCGTTGCTGGTGTCTCTCGAGTGCCTTTGCCCAGATCAAGCGTGCCTCTGCCCAGATCAAGCTCTGAATATGTGagtttgccttcttctttctcttctcattgtttgtctgcttcttcttcttcatgtttcagtttatttttttttttattagatctgcCCATATTCCTCTTTTTTGATCTGCCAGaaaagactttttctttttcttcttctctgttctcgttcttcttcttcttcatctacattgttcttcttcttcttggttATTCATACTTCCATACACATTCGGgccatatttttcttcttcgttTGTCTTGTTCTTCGATCtggcaatttgtttttttctgcaattttattttcGATCTGGTGTACAAATCTGGAGGAAAAaatgtcttcttcttcgttcttctcttcgatctggcattgttttttttttttttttttttttgccattttttttcttcttcttcttcaacctggGAGTACAAATGTGTAGAAAAAAATTcttatgcttcttcttcttcttcttcgttctctGATTCTGGGTGCTCCATCTTTCAATCTTTATCTGTTCATCAACCacgtatgaaattttttacttttgcaAGATTGTGATGCCAAATAACATATTATCCATCCTCtaattactaaaattttatctaatttatctaaaatttcaaattgctATCCTCTACATATTTTGTATGTTGTATTGAACTTGTGGATGCACAAATTCTGCCGTTAGGCTAGTGTACAGTCCATGCTTCCAAGGTATTGTCATTTGTGAGGTTCTGAACCAGAATGATCAAACTTGGGTCTCAAGATTATATGAAGACCACAGAGATGATAAGTCAATAATAACCAATCTTGTGAGATTTGATATTTCTTTAGGGATTTTGACCAACAAAACCAGCATATGGGAAATTCAAATGATGCAAATTTGTGAGTGTAACCTATAACTTGATGGGTTGGTTGAGCCTAAGGAGATAAAAGACAAATCCAAGCTGTTGAGATAAAAAAAGTTCAAACAGGATAGAAGAATTGTCAATCCCACCGGAGATGGATTTTCCGCTCAGTTCAAGACCAATGACAATCCCTTTTAATCACAGCTTATACCTGGCCAACTACACCAATCTGAACCTTGATTCCATTGCCTCGAAATTTTTAACTCTGCTGAATGGAACATGAGGGCATGCCTGAGTTGGTGCAACAAAGGTTGTTGATGgctgaacaacaacaacaacacaacaacaacaaagactTCACCTAGCTAACTACAGTATACTGGTCTTAAAACTACAAAGACattatttctttctcttccttgcCTTTTGACCTTCTTAAATATGAACAAATTATTAAAGTAAGAGGTATCTACTTGCTCTGTGTTCATCCCTACCACAAGATTTTGTTGCTTAGGAAATCTCGAGGGAAATCTCGTGCTTTCCATCTCTGACTAGTGAGTGATTCATGATTGTTAatattttggaatttaatttagtattcatTCTATTGCAAATGGCTTTGGATGTTCTGAAGAGATATGGTGCATCCAATTTAGCATTGattagtactttttttttccttttccccctcctctgtttatgttgtttcttttatttatctttgtaagtatcaataattaagcaaaatattttgttagaaTTTAACATTTTCTAACCATGACTAAGAGTATTATCATTTATATCggtatatttatttacttttgtttgGTTGGTTGGGAGCTGAACTCTTAATTAAAAAGtagaaacaaaaagaataaacaTAGTTATTGTCAATAGTCAACTCCACCTTCCCTGGTTTCCCACTCGGGCAGTACTCAGTTTCCTCTCTACTTTGAACAACCTCAATAATGTCAATATTTTCCCAGTCTTTCTaccaaaaataattatctaTGTAGGCATCATTTTTTAATGTCCTGCTTGTTGACATGGACTTGGAGCAGTTAATTTAATCCAATTTAATCCACAAGTGGTTAGCAGGATATGATGGAAAAAATAGTGAAAGTCTATCTTTTCAAcgtttattatttgaaaaacttatattgaatttagaaaatattgttaaatttactTGATTTATAAATCAGAATACTCTAACTAAactgatatttatttatttatttatttttccttcggTTGTTGTTTTTGGTCTCTTCTTTATGGAACAATCCTATTGTTCAAATGCTTCTCTTCCACTTTATACTTTTGGTAGTCCTGGTTTTGCTGCAGTTATTATCAGAAAGATGTCTATGAATCTTTTAAAGTGGATACCAGTACCTtataacaaagaaagaaattacaTAAGACGATAAATTTCACACACAAACTGATATACAACCTCAACATCAAGCCCATATTTCACAGTAACACACACATTTTCTCAATTAAACAGTGACATGaacacaaacatatataaatacaaaagcatgtAATATAAGAAAGCACCATCATTTCCATTGCTTACCTTACTATACTCTCCACCAAAATTGCTCTGCTACCAACACCCATTCCTCTGCCTCTTTATTTTCGAACTCCCCATCTTCCATGACAGCCATTTTTTCAGAACTAGTTGAGGTAAGACACTAAATGCTATGTCCTCCGCACAATCAAAATAGCGTTTCCTCCATCTTCTGGAAAACACAAGTGGTCCTATCACACTTCCAAACCCAACAACAAATCCAACATTCTGATCTTGACAACATCCTTCCATCTGCCATTGTTTTCTTTCtgcaattttatttcttcttccataTGTACAATGCTTAGTGTACAGTCATGTCaagtttatatatttgttaatgttGGACTTGTCCTTCTATGCGTAGGCTGTGAATGCTGATTCTGTATCGGAGTTGAGTGAACTTGGAAACCAATTAGCCAACAAAGGCCGTTATCTAAAGTTGAGGTATGCAGCTATCTACCTACAGATATGATTGTCAATGTATttctaacatatttttctttctctttttaacattcattgattagactgttctgttttttttttatgttattagttgactgcaatttatcctttgaatgcattgcttttaaatttaatatggaaaataaaaataagtgtaGCCACATCATGCtagagaaacagagaaagatAAAATTAGATCTAGAAATCTAAAAATAAGTGTAGCCACATcatgttctgtttttttttttctttgtgagtgCTTACTTTGAATATTGACATGAAAAAGTCTTTGgaaattaaatagaaagaaatCATCATCTATTCTAAAAACTacagttaataaaaaataaatccaagaatGTATATCAGATATT comes from Ziziphus jujuba cultivar Dongzao chromosome 6, ASM3175591v1 and encodes:
- the LOC125418974 gene encoding MYB-like transcription factor ODO1, with product MGRQPCCDKLGVKKGPWTAEEDKKLINFILTNGQCCWRAVPKLAGLRRCGKSCRLRWTNYLRPDLKRGLLTEAEEQLVIDLHSRLGNRWSKIAARLPGRTDNEIKNHWNTHIKKKLLKMGIDPVTHEPLHKESMDNKETSTENTNNNLPAQSGNNQSQETDSVVTSEDNNSSLSQTENSSSGDDSLLLESICNDESLMNSLWVEEESNPLVLDSLWNCPDVVPNGDKLNDMGILPSLEDSCAWLLDCQDFGIHDFGLDCFNDIELNALNNLEMEEKQ